ATGACCACAGGCTCCAGGAAGACGTTACAGGCACTGGACAGCATGGCCTCAGTCCTCCAGTGGACGTTCTCCTGCAGCACAAAGCCCACGATGTGTGAGGCGTTGTAGGGCAGGTAGCAAACCACAAACACAGCCAGTGTGGAAAGGGCCACGGCCAGGACGCGCCTCTTTCCCAGGACGGGCAAGCAGGACCGCCACACCAGGGCTACGCAGCGCAGCGTGCAGAAGGCGGTAATGGCCAGTGGCATTAGGAAGAGGAGGAGCGCCATCTCCAGGCGCAATGGCAGCAGCAGGTCCAGCTGGTCCTGGGTGAAGTTCTCAAAGCAGACTGACACATTATGGCTGGAGGTGGACACGAAACCACCCCCGCCTTCTGCCACCAGGCCCAGACTCAGGTGCAACAGTACCACTGCCCAGAGGGCAGCGCTGATGAAGCAGGAGATGCGGCCCCGCCGGTACAGCTTGTAGCTGATGGGAAAGGCGATGCTGAGGTAGCGGCCCACCGTCACGGCCGTGAGGAAGAGGCAGCTGCCGTAGATCGAGGAGAACAAGAAGAAGCTGTAGACAGGACAGAGGGGCGATGGAAGAGGCCAGTCCTGGAGGAAAGTCTCCAGGGCCTTGACGGGCAGCCAGGCCACCAGTGCCAGGTTAGCCAAGCAGAGGTTGAGTGCGTATACCACGTTGGGCGTGGCACCCCGCTTGCGCGCCTTGCGAAAGTACACGAAGAGCACCAGCAGATTGGAGGGGAGGCCCAGCAGGAACGTGAAGGAGTAGACCGTCAGGAAGACACAGTCCTTGACGGGCACTTGCATCGCTTCGGCTCACACCTCCTGCTCGGGAGTTTAGGAGCATAGGAGGCACTGCATCAGAAGCAACTGAAGTCTCGATTCTGCAAGTAAAATCATTTGAGatgggaagaaaaaaaacacactaGTCCTGTGGCAGACACAATGGATGTTAAAAGTAAGATCTCTTAAAGC
This window of the Oncorhynchus keta strain PuntledgeMale-10-30-2019 chromosome 20, Oket_V2, whole genome shotgun sequence genome carries:
- the si:dkey-211g8.9 gene encoding free fatty acid receptor 2, which translates into the protein MQVPVKDCVFLTVYSFTFLLGLPSNLLVLFVYFRKARKRGATPNVVYALNLCLANLALVAWLPVKALETFLQDWPLPSPLCPVYSFFLFSSIYGSCLFLTAVTVGRYLSIAFPISYKLYRRGRISCFISAALWAVVLLHLSLGLVAEGGGGFVSTSSHNVSVCFENFTQDQLDLLLPLRLEMALLLFLMPLAITAFCTLRCVALVWRSCLPVLGKRRVLAVALSTLAVFVVCYLPYNASHIVGFVLQENVHWRTEAMLSSACNVFLEPVVMLMLSPATPRGLMGRLCGRPSRYSRTEGRHCSKTITRDPLANVRGVASLTDRQTGANISKLSQEKSAQTRHVRPVSGIKKINSLGQNEVEN